In Actinoplanes octamycinicus, the genomic window TCGCGTTGAGCGCGGGCACGGCGGTGAACGACGCCGACCTGATCGAGGCGCTGTGGGGCGACGCCGCGCCGGACTCGGCGCGAGCCCTGCTCCAGACCTACGTGAGCCGGCTGCGCCGCCGTTTCCCGGCCGGGCCGGCGATCGTGACCTCGGCGGCCGGCGGGTACCGCCTCGACGCCGCGGCCGGCCAGCTGGACGCCCTGCGGTTCCGCGAGCTGATCGAGCAGGCCCGGGACGCCGCCCCGGCCGAACCCGCGGTGGCGTTGCGAGTCGCCGGGCAGGCACTCGCGTTGTGGCGCGGCGACCCGCTGGCGGACCTGCCGGGGCTGACCGGGCACCCGCTCGCGGTGGCGCTGGCCGACGAGCGGATCGCCGGTGCCCTGTGGCACGCGGACCTGGCCGCCGGCCGAGGCCGGCACATCCTCAGCCTGCCGGGACTGCGGGCGCTCGCCCATCGGCATCCGCTGCACGAGGAGTTGCACGCACGGCTCATGCTCGCGCTCGCCGCGACCGGGCAGCAGGCCGCCGCCCTGGCCGTCTTCGACGGGGTGCGGGACCGGCTCGCGGACGAGCTCGGCATCGATCCCGGCGCCGTGCTGACCGACTACCGGCAACGGGTCCTGCGGCAGCAGTGGACCTCCGTCGCGGCCCCGCCGGCGGTGGCCGCCCGGCCGGCGCTGCTGCCACCGGACGTGCGCGGCTTCGTCGGTCGCGGCCGCGAACTCGACCGGCTCGACGCGCTCCTCGCCCCGGCCCGGCGCCACCCGGCGGCGGTCCCCATCGCGGTGCTCTCCGGCACGGCCGGGGCGGGCAAGACCACCCTGGCCGTGCACTGGGCGCACCGGGTCGCCGCCCGGTTCCCGGACGGCCAGCTCTACGCCGACCTGCGGGGATTCGACCCGGTCGGCGCACCGGTCGCGCCGGCCGAGGCGATCCGGGGATTCGTCGCGGCGCTGGGCGTGCCGGCGGCGCGGTGGCCGGGCGAACCGGCCGCCCAGATCGGGCTCTACCGCACCTCGCTGGCCGGGAAGCGGATGCTGGTCCTGCTCGACAACGCCCGCGACGCCGACCAGGTGCGTCCGCTGCTGCCCGGCGCGCCCGGCTGCGTCGTCCTGATCACCAGCCGCCACGGGCTCACCGGCCTGGTCGCCGCCGAGGCCGCCCATCCGCTCGCACTGGACCTGCTCAGCGCCGAGGAAGCCGGCGAGCTGCTCACCCAGCGCCTGGGCGCCGGCCGGACAGCCGCCGAGCCACGCGCCGTGGCGACGATCGTGGCCCGCTGCGCCCGGCTCCCGCTGGCGCTCGCCGTCGCCGCGGCCCGCGCCGCCACCCGGCCCGGCCTCCCGCTGGCCGCGCTCGCCGACGAGCTGTGCACCGCGGACCGGCTCGACGCGCTGTCCACCGATGACGCCGGGACCGACGTACGGACCGTGTTCCGCTGGTCGTATCAGGCGCTGAGTTCGCCCGCGGCCCGGCTGTTCCGTCTCCTCGGGGTGCAGCCCACCCCGGAGTTCTCGACCGCCGCGGCGGCGAGCCTGACCGGGCAACCCGTGACCCGGATCCGGCCGGTGCTGGCCGAGCTGACCCGGGCACACCTGGTCAGCGAGGCCACTCACGGCCGGTACGCGGTGCACGACCTGCTGCACGAGTACGCCGGCCGGCTGATCGAGGCGGACGAGTCCGGCGCCGCGACCGCCCGGCTGGTGGCGCACTACCTGCACAGCGCCCGCGCCGCCGACCGGCTGCTCGACCCGGCGCGTGCCCCGCTCCCGGTGGACGCGCCGGACGCCGGGGTCACCGTCGAGGCGCCCGCCGACCACGATCAGGCGATGCGCTGGTTCGAGCGCGAGCACCGCAACCTGCTCGCCCTCGCCGCCGGGCACGGCCCGTACACCGGGCTGCTGGCCGAGGCGGTGGCGACCTACCTCTACCGGCGGGGAGCGTGGCACGACCAGGTCACCGTGCAGCGATCCGCGGTGCGGGCGGCGGCGCGCGCCGGTGACGTCCCGGCGCAGGCCCGCGCGCGGTTGCACCTGGCCCGGACCCACCTGCGGCTGCGCCACGACGACCAAGCCGAGACGCACCTGCGGGAGGCGCTGGAGCTGTACCGGGAGGACGGTGACGCGAGCGGGCAGGCGCAGACGCACCACTACTTCGGCGCCCTGCGCGAGCAGCAGGGCCGGCACCGGGAGGCGGTCGGTCACGGCGAACAGGCGGTCGCGCTGTGCCGTGCGAACGGTCTGCTGTTCGGGCTGGGCCACGCGTTGAACGCGGTCGGCTGGCACCACTCCCGGTTGGGCGACCATCATCAGGCCCTCGCCCACTGCCGGGAGGCGATCCGGGTCACCCGGAGCCTCGGCGACCGCGCCGGCCAGGCCAACGCCTGGGACACCTTGGGGTACGCCCACCACCAGCTCGGCGACCACGAACCGGCCGGCTCGGGTTTCCGGCGGGCGATCGGCCTCTACCGCGAGCTGGGGGACCGCTACTACGAGTCGGTGGCCCGGATCCACCTCGCCGAGAGCCATCAGGCGGCCGGCCGGCCCGGCGCCGCGCGGGAGGAGTACCGGACGGCTCTCGTCGCGCTCGACGACCTCGGCCATCCCGATGCCGGACGGGTGCGGGCGGCGCTGCTGGGCCTCGACCGGTGACCGCCGGCCCCGCCGTGGCGCTGATCACCGGTGGGGCCGTCCCGGGAAATGGTGGCGCGGTGCCGCCGCGCCGGCCGGGCCGGGGCGCGTACCGGGAACTGGCGGTCGTGCGGAAAAGCGGCCCGCAAGCGAGCTGCGGTCGTGGTCCTTTCCGGGAATGGCGAACTGCCGGCGTGCCGGAGACTCGCAAGATCACCCGGTGGTGACAGCAAACGGCCCTGGTCGGAGGAATTCCTCTGACCAGGGCCGATGCGCTGGAGCGGGCGACGAGAATCGAACTCGCGTAATCAGTTTGGAAGACTGAGGCTCTACCATTGAGCTACGCCCGCGAGGCCCGGATCAGCTCCGGGCTTCGGGCACAGCTTACTGAATCATCTACCGTCCGCGCGAACCGGATTCCCCAGCAGGTGACTCCAGCGCACACGCGGGTAAGCAGACCGCATACACTGGCCGACGCCACGGGGTGTGGCGCAGCTTGGTAGCGCACTCGCTTTGGGAGCGAGGGGCCGTGGGTTCAAATCCCGCCACCCCGACTGATCATCAACTATCCGCAGCAACAAGGAGTACGCCTGTGAAGAGCACCGTCGAGACTCTGAGCCCGACTCGGGTGAAGCTCGCCATCGAGGTGCCGTTCGAGGAGCTCAAGCCGAGCCTGCAGAAGGCGTACCGGGAGATCGGCGCGCAGGTTCAGGTGCCGGGCTTCCGAAAGGGCAAGGTGCCGGCCGCGGTCATCGACCAGCGTGTCGGCCGTGGCGCGGTCCTCAACGAGGCCGTCCAGGAGGCGATCCCGCAGCAGATCCTCGCCGCGGTTCAGGAGCACGACGTCAAGACGCTGGGCCGGCCCGAGGTGGAGATCACCGAGTTCGCCGACAACGCGCCGCTGAAGTTCACCGCTGAGGTCGACGTCCGCCCCGAGATCACCATCCCGGACCTGAAGGGCATCACGGTCGAGGTCCCGGCCGTCGCGATCGGCGACAGCGAGATCGACGAGCAGATCAACGGCCTGCGCGAGCGCTTCGCCACGCTGAAGACCGTCGAGCGCGCCGCTGCGGAGGGTGACTACGTCCAGCTCGACCTGAACGCCACCGTCGACGGCGAGGAGGTGCCGGGCGGCTCGGCCACCAACATCTCGCACGAGGTCGGCAGCAAGCAGCTGCTCCCCGGCCTGGACGAGGTGCTGGTCGGCCTCTCCGCCGGTGACGAGACCACCTTCACCACCCAGCTGGTCGGCGGCGACTTCGCCGGCCGCGACGCCGAGGTCAAGGTCGTCGTCCGCACCGTCAAGGACAAGCAGCTCCCCGAGATCGACGACGAGTTCGCCCAGCTGGCGAGCGAGTTCGACACCCTGGAGGAGCTGAAGGGCGACCTGCGCGAGCGGCTCACCCGGGTGAAGAAGGTCGAGCAGATCTACGCGGCCCGCGACGAGGCGCTCAAGCAGCTCGTCCAGGCCGCCGAGATCCCGGCTCCGGAGGGCGTCGTCAAGGACGAGGTCGAGGGTCGCAAGCAGGCGATGACCGACCAGCTGGAGCGGATCGGCGCCACCCTGGCCGACTACCTCGCCTCCGAGGAGAAGACCGAGGAGCAGATCGACCAGGAGCTGACCGAGGCGGCCGAGGAGGGCGTCCGGATCCAGCTGCTGCTCGACACCGTCGCCGACGCCGAGGACGTCCAGGTCACCGACGACGAGTTCGGCCACGAGATCGTGCACCGGGCGCAGCGCGCCCAGATGCAGCCGCAGCAGTACTACGACCAGCTGGTCCGCTCGGGCGCCGCGGCCGCCGTCTTCGGCGACGTGCGCCGGGGCAAGGCTCTGGCCTCGGTGATGGAGCAGGTCACCATGAAGGACAGCGAGGGCAACGTGCTCTCCCTGGACGACCTGCGCGCCGCCAGCGAGGACGAGCACGCCGGTCACAACCACTGATCAGGACCGTTGGGCACGGCCGCCGCGCACCGCTTCCGGTGCGCGGTGGCCGTTGTCGTTTTTTGGCGTACGACCGGCCGATGCGCTGTCAGCGAACACCTGCCCGAGCGGGAAGCTGATGCGCAATCGACCCGTTAGGTTGGTCGTACGACGGACAACCTGCCGGCCGGCTCCCGGCCGACACAGCAAGCTGTGAAGGGCTGCCATGACCGATCTCCACATCCCTGCCGGGCCGGTGTCGCGGCGCGGCGGCGACTCCCTGAGTGGCAACCTCGACGACTCGGTCTTCAACCGCCTGCTGCGTGAGCGGATCAT contains:
- the tig gene encoding trigger factor, whose amino-acid sequence is MKSTVETLSPTRVKLAIEVPFEELKPSLQKAYREIGAQVQVPGFRKGKVPAAVIDQRVGRGAVLNEAVQEAIPQQILAAVQEHDVKTLGRPEVEITEFADNAPLKFTAEVDVRPEITIPDLKGITVEVPAVAIGDSEIDEQINGLRERFATLKTVERAAAEGDYVQLDLNATVDGEEVPGGSATNISHEVGSKQLLPGLDEVLVGLSAGDETTFTTQLVGGDFAGRDAEVKVVVRTVKDKQLPEIDDEFAQLASEFDTLEELKGDLRERLTRVKKVEQIYAARDEALKQLVQAAEIPAPEGVVKDEVEGRKQAMTDQLERIGATLADYLASEEKTEEQIDQELTEAAEEGVRIQLLLDTVADAEDVQVTDDEFGHEIVHRAQRAQMQPQQYYDQLVRSGAAAAVFGDVRRGKALASVMEQVTMKDSEGNVLSLDDLRAASEDEHAGHNH
- a CDS encoding BTAD domain-containing putative transcriptional regulator, translated to MTGAPDAREAAFATRLRAHRRAAGLTQRELAAIAGISLATLRDLEQARSRHPQPRSVRALQDALGLAGTDAAALRRAATPDPVAPAAAEDGAPATIGILGPLVVHPGGAAASLSSVRQRVLLGRLALSAGTAVNDADLIEALWGDAAPDSARALLQTYVSRLRRRFPAGPAIVTSAAGGYRLDAAAGQLDALRFRELIEQARDAAPAEPAVALRVAGQALALWRGDPLADLPGLTGHPLAVALADERIAGALWHADLAAGRGRHILSLPGLRALAHRHPLHEELHARLMLALAATGQQAAALAVFDGVRDRLADELGIDPGAVLTDYRQRVLRQQWTSVAAPPAVAARPALLPPDVRGFVGRGRELDRLDALLAPARRHPAAVPIAVLSGTAGAGKTTLAVHWAHRVAARFPDGQLYADLRGFDPVGAPVAPAEAIRGFVAALGVPAARWPGEPAAQIGLYRTSLAGKRMLVLLDNARDADQVRPLLPGAPGCVVLITSRHGLTGLVAAEAAHPLALDLLSAEEAGELLTQRLGAGRTAAEPRAVATIVARCARLPLALAVAAARAATRPGLPLAALADELCTADRLDALSTDDAGTDVRTVFRWSYQALSSPAARLFRLLGVQPTPEFSTAAAASLTGQPVTRIRPVLAELTRAHLVSEATHGRYAVHDLLHEYAGRLIEADESGAATARLVAHYLHSARAADRLLDPARAPLPVDAPDAGVTVEAPADHDQAMRWFEREHRNLLALAAGHGPYTGLLAEAVATYLYRRGAWHDQVTVQRSAVRAAARAGDVPAQARARLHLARTHLRLRHDDQAETHLREALELYREDGDASGQAQTHHYFGALREQQGRHREAVGHGEQAVALCRANGLLFGLGHALNAVGWHHSRLGDHHQALAHCREAIRVTRSLGDRAGQANAWDTLGYAHHQLGDHEPAGSGFRRAIGLYRELGDRYYESVARIHLAESHQAAGRPGAAREEYRTALVALDDLGHPDAGRVRAALLGLDR